Proteins co-encoded in one Hyla sarda isolate aHylSar1 chromosome 4, aHylSar1.hap1, whole genome shotgun sequence genomic window:
- the LOC130267540 gene encoding histone H2B 1.1, whose amino-acid sequence MPDPAKSAPAPKKGSKKAVTKTQKKDGKKRRKTRKESYAIYVYKVLKQVHPDTGISSKAMGIMNSFVNDIFERIAGEASRLAHYNKRSTITSREIQTAVRLLLPGELAKHAVSEGTKAVTKYTSAK is encoded by the coding sequence ATGCCTGATCCCGCCAAGTCTGCACCAGCGCCCAAGAAGGGCTccaagaaagccgtgaccaagacTCAGAAGAAGGACGGCAAGAAGcggaggaagaccaggaaggaaaGCTATGCCATCTATGTGTACAAGGTGCTCAAGCAGGTCCATCCTGACACCGGCATCTCCTCCAAGGCCATGGGCATCATGAACTCctttgtcaacgatatcttcgagcgcatcgcaggggaagcctcccgcctggctcactacaacaagcgctccaccatcacctcccgggagatccagaccgccgtgcgcctgctgctgcctggagagctggccaagcacgccgtgtccgagggcaccaaggccgtcaccaagtacaccagcgccaagtaa
- the LOC130367499 gene encoding histone H2A type 1: protein MSGRGKQGGKVRAKAKTRSSRAGLQFPVGRVHRLLRKGNYAERVGAGAPVYLAAVLEYLTAEILELAGNAARDNKKTRIIPRHLQLAVRNDEELNKLLGGVTIAQGGVLPNIQAVLLPKKTESSKAAKSK from the coding sequence ATGTCTGGACGCGGCAAACAAGGAGGGAAGGTTCGGGCCAAGGCAAAGACCCGCTCATCCCGGGCAGGACTCCAGTTCCCCGTCGGTCGTGTGCACAGGCTCCTCCGCAAAGGGAACTACGCCGAGAGGGTGGGCGCCGGTGCTCCGGTCTACCTGGCCGCTGTGCTGGAGTATTTAACCGCTGAGATCCTGGAATTGGCCGGTAATGCCGCCCGGGACAACAAGAAGACCCGCAtcatcccccgtcacctgcagctggccgtgcgcaatgacgaggagcTGAACAAGCTGCTGGGTGGGGTGACCATCGCCCAGGGAGGCGTCCTGCCCAACATCCAGGCCGTGCTGCTGCCCAAGAAGACCGAGAGCAGCAAAGCGGCCAAGAGCAAGTGA
- the LOC130267544 gene encoding histone H4 — protein MSGRGKGGKGLGKGGAKRHRKVLRDNIQGITKPAIRRLARRGGVKRISGLIYEETRGVLKVFLENVIRDAVTYTEHAKRKTVTAMDVVYALKRQGRTLYGFGG, from the coding sequence ATGTCTGGACGCGGTAAAGGAGGGAAAGGGCTCGGTAAGGGCGGAGCCAAGCGGCACAGGAAGGTGCTCCGGGATAACATCCAGGGCATCACCAAGCCTGCCATCCGCCGTCTAGCTCGCAGGGGAGGTGTGAAGCGCATCTCCGGCCTCATCTATGAAGAGACTCGCGGTGTCCTGAAAGTCTTCCTGGAGAACGTCATCCGTGACGCCGTCACCTACACCGAGCACGCCAAGAGGAAGACCGTCACCGCTATGGACGTGGTGTACGCCCTCAAGCGCCAGGGCCGCACTCTCTACGGCTTCGGAGGTTAA